A section of the Pseudomonas flavescens genome encodes:
- a CDS encoding DUF2790 domain-containing protein, with amino-acid sequence MNVSKYLVAFVLLGGASFAQAKVSVEKLNEKYQNESTVTMQEYAASTGKPAPLIRDYAYGMKIDVAKLVHTTKDISTCGNFKKIMSYEDSQGTLHSVRYTMQGQCVNQR; translated from the coding sequence ATGAACGTCAGCAAGTATCTGGTTGCCTTTGTACTACTGGGCGGTGCATCTTTCGCTCAGGCCAAAGTGTCCGTCGAGAAACTCAACGAGAAGTACCAGAACGAAAGTACCGTGACCATGCAGGAATATGCGGCGAGCACGGGCAAGCCCGCCCCGCTGATTCGTGACTATGCCTATGGCATGAAAATCGACGTGGCCAAGCTGGTGCACACGACCAAGGACATCAGCACCTGCGGCAACTTCAAGAAGATCATGAGTTACGAAGACTCCCAAGGAACGCTGCATTCCGTGCGTTATACGATGCAAGGACAATGCGTCAACCAGCGATGA
- a CDS encoding MFS transporter, protein MQSPKRWLILAIISSALLLIVIDMTVLYTALPTLTHDLQATASEKLWIINAYSLVAAGLLLGAGTLGDRLGHKRLFVAGLCVFGLASLAAAFSPSAGFLIGARAALAVGAAMMMPATLSIVRLTFTDERERAMAIGIWASVASGGAAFGPVVGGILLEYFWWGSVFLINVPIVLVALVLAVILIPSRPGNAERRWDLIGSLQVMAGLIGIAYAIKELGKREPSLQAALIAFLIGALFMAIFIWRQRRIAQPMLDFVIFRNPGFSAAVVAALTVAAALIGMELVFSQRLQLVLGLSPLQAALFILPLPLASFFAGPLVGHYLPRFGGPRVMLWALLASALGMFAYLLLHNAPSAAQIASLVVLGFGVGAAMTAASSTIMHSAPADQAGMAASLEEVSFELGGAIGVTLLGSILSVIYTIVLVVPAELSVPAQARDSLDEALLIAERLPPEAAAALTSLARSAFDTAFVAVLAVATVLLLLAAVFVKVDKSVHKPFV, encoded by the coding sequence ATGCAATCCCCGAAACGCTGGCTGATTCTGGCGATCATTTCCAGCGCCCTGCTGCTGATCGTCATCGACATGACGGTGTTGTATACCGCGCTGCCAACCCTGACCCACGACCTGCAGGCCACCGCGTCGGAAAAGCTGTGGATCATCAACGCCTACTCACTGGTGGCGGCCGGGCTGTTGCTCGGGGCTGGCACCCTGGGTGACCGCCTGGGCCACAAGCGCCTGTTCGTCGCGGGGCTGTGCGTGTTCGGCCTGGCCTCCCTGGCCGCGGCCTTCTCGCCTTCGGCGGGTTTCCTGATCGGCGCCCGGGCGGCGCTGGCGGTGGGTGCGGCGATGATGATGCCAGCCACGCTGTCCATCGTGCGCCTGACCTTCACCGACGAACGCGAACGGGCCATGGCCATCGGCATCTGGGCGTCCGTCGCTTCCGGCGGTGCAGCCTTCGGTCCGGTGGTCGGCGGGATACTGCTGGAGTATTTCTGGTGGGGCTCGGTGTTCCTGATCAACGTGCCCATCGTGCTGGTGGCGCTGGTGCTGGCGGTGATTCTGATCCCCTCACGGCCCGGCAATGCCGAACGGCGCTGGGACCTGATCGGTTCGCTGCAGGTGATGGCTGGCCTGATCGGTATCGCTTACGCGATCAAGGAACTGGGTAAACGTGAACCCTCCCTGCAGGCAGCACTGATCGCATTCCTGATCGGCGCACTGTTCATGGCCATCTTCATCTGGCGCCAGCGGCGCATCGCTCAGCCCATGCTCGACTTCGTCATTTTCCGCAATCCGGGCTTCAGCGCCGCGGTGGTGGCGGCGCTGACGGTGGCCGCTGCACTGATCGGCATGGAGCTGGTGTTCAGCCAGCGCCTGCAACTGGTGCTGGGGCTTTCGCCACTGCAGGCAGCCCTGTTCATCTTGCCCCTGCCTCTGGCTTCGTTCTTCGCAGGGCCACTGGTCGGGCACTACCTGCCGCGCTTTGGTGGGCCACGGGTGATGCTCTGGGCACTGCTGGCTTCGGCACTGGGCATGTTCGCCTACCTGCTGCTGCACAACGCACCAAGCGCCGCACAGATCGCCAGCCTGGTAGTGCTGGGTTTCGGAGTCGGCGCAGCGATGACGGCGGCCTCGAGCACCATCATGCACAGCGCGCCAGCCGACCAGGCAGGCATGGCCGCCTCGCTGGAGGAGGTCTCGTTCGAACTGGGTGGCGCCATCGGGGTTACCTTGCTGGGCAGCATCCTGTCGGTGATCTACACCATCGTGCTGGTGGTGCCTGCCGAGCTATCCGTGCCAGCCCAGGCCCGCGACAGCCTGGATGAAGCGCTGCTGATCGCCGAGCGTCTGCCACCGGAAGCGGCAGCCGCCCTGACCAGCCTGGCGCGCTCGGCGTTCGATACCGCCTTCGTCGCGGTGCTGGCCGTGGCCACGGTGCTGTTGCTGCTGGCAGCAGTGTTCGTGAAAGTGGATAAATCGGTGCACAAGCCTTTCGTCTAG
- a CDS encoding heavy metal sensor histidine kinase yields MKPASLSMRLGLSVVFMGAALVVLLTILAYFALTHELSSLATESLRGKLSQMEHRLAEDKLTTRDLKDQPHELLDLVLGHDNLRLTIYESGAQVRELLSINDLPAASPASDIALGTISYEKSTDSRDHNILIATTAMRLVDGEKIIVRLAMDRTSDEDLLSAYFKSTLAALPFVLLFIGAGAWWVVQRGLKPLKRFGKIASLVSTQDLTHRIPVERLPKELGELAEGINFMLHRLDGGVQQLSQFSDDLAHELRSPISNLMGKAQVSLSRQRTQEEYKAVLESSIEELERVTRIVSDMLFIAHVSHPAALVKFEAISLGDEVSRVVDLFQMAAEEKHITLAIEGAGEVRGDRLMIQRAISNLLSNAIRHTPTGNSIDLSIEEREGSTILSIRNPGSGIAQQHLPHIFERFYRVDASRCRADGGTGLGLSIVRSIMSLHHGSVSVDSTVGGTTLFRLTFAH; encoded by the coding sequence TTGAAGCCCGCCAGCCTGTCCATGCGCCTCGGCCTCTCGGTGGTGTTCATGGGGGCCGCGCTGGTGGTACTGCTGACCATACTGGCCTACTTCGCACTGACCCACGAGCTGTCTTCACTGGCGACCGAGAGCCTGCGCGGCAAGCTCAGCCAGATGGAGCACAGGCTCGCCGAAGACAAGCTGACCACACGCGACCTGAAGGACCAGCCACACGAACTGCTCGACCTGGTGCTCGGCCACGACAACCTGCGCCTGACCATCTATGAATCGGGCGCCCAGGTACGCGAGCTGCTCAGCATCAACGATCTGCCCGCCGCCTCGCCTGCCAGTGACATCGCACTGGGCACGATCAGCTACGAAAAAAGCACCGATAGCCGCGACCACAACATCCTCATCGCCACGACGGCGATGCGCCTTGTCGATGGCGAAAAGATCATCGTCCGCCTCGCCATGGACCGAACCAGCGACGAAGACCTGCTCAGCGCCTACTTCAAGTCGACCCTGGCGGCACTGCCGTTCGTGCTTCTGTTCATCGGGGCCGGTGCGTGGTGGGTGGTGCAGCGTGGGCTCAAACCGCTGAAGCGCTTTGGCAAGATAGCCTCACTGGTATCCACGCAGGACCTGACCCACCGCATACCGGTGGAACGTCTTCCCAAAGAGCTGGGCGAATTGGCCGAAGGCATCAATTTCATGCTTCATCGCCTCGATGGTGGCGTTCAACAGCTCTCGCAGTTCTCCGACGACCTCGCGCACGAACTGCGCTCGCCCATCTCGAACCTGATGGGCAAGGCCCAGGTGTCGCTGTCCAGGCAACGAACTCAGGAAGAGTACAAGGCGGTTCTCGAAAGCAGTATCGAAGAGCTCGAAAGAGTCACTCGCATCGTTTCCGACATGCTGTTCATCGCCCACGTCAGCCACCCGGCTGCGCTGGTGAAATTCGAAGCGATCAGCCTGGGCGATGAAGTGAGCCGGGTTGTCGATCTGTTCCAGATGGCAGCAGAAGAAAAGCACATAACCCTGGCCATCGAAGGCGCCGGCGAGGTGCGCGGTGACCGCCTGATGATCCAGCGCGCCATTTCCAACCTGCTGTCCAACGCGATCAGGCACACACCGACAGGCAATAGCATCGACCTGAGCATCGAAGAGCGGGAAGGCTCGACGATACTGTCCATCCGCAACCCCGGCAGCGGTATCGCGCAGCAGCACCTGCCGCATATCTTCGAACGTTTCTATCGCGTCGATGCCAGCCGCTGCCGTGCAGATGGCGGTACCGGGCTGGGGCTGTCCATCGTGCGCTCGATCATGAGCCTGCACCACGGCAGTGTCAGTGTGGATTCCACCGTTGGAGGAACGACGCTCTTCCGGCTGACCTTTGCGCACTAG
- a CDS encoding TolC family protein, whose translation MTLVLAATAFLWVGQANARAAALTLPEALRLSQQNNPTLAAAGWELDISEAERRQAGLLPNPQLSWEVEDTRSDTRTTTVQLTQPIELGGKRGARVELAERGMDVAAVTVEQSRNALRADVIQAFYGALQAGMRVELANESREVAQRALGIAQGRVKAGKVSPIELTRARVQLAELQLESSRATRDQGIAKARLRLVLGEEQVADTLRLQGDATRIPELPPVARLLSALASSAELRSAKLAIEQQEASFALERTQRIPDLDVSLGSQYSAADRERVNLVGLSMPLPLFNRNQGNILAAARRADQSRDQRNATELRLRNEVATSADQWLMAKEEIRSFESMILPSAQSAVESTARGFEMGKFGFLDVLDAQRTLIQSRAQYIQALSAATESWVQLERILGDVTAVE comes from the coding sequence ATGACGCTGGTGCTCGCTGCGACGGCTTTTCTATGGGTGGGGCAGGCCAATGCCCGTGCAGCGGCTCTGACGCTGCCTGAAGCGCTGCGGCTTTCCCAGCAGAACAACCCCACGCTGGCGGCTGCCGGGTGGGAGCTGGATATCAGCGAGGCCGAGCGCAGGCAGGCAGGCTTGCTGCCCAACCCGCAGTTGTCGTGGGAGGTTGAAGACACCCGCAGCGATACGCGGACCACCACCGTGCAACTGACTCAGCCCATCGAGCTGGGTGGCAAGCGCGGCGCACGTGTCGAGCTCGCCGAGCGTGGCATGGATGTCGCGGCCGTCACGGTGGAGCAAAGTCGCAATGCACTGAGGGCGGACGTCATCCAGGCTTTTTACGGCGCGCTGCAGGCCGGTATGCGTGTCGAACTGGCCAATGAGTCCCGTGAAGTTGCGCAACGCGCGCTCGGCATTGCGCAGGGCAGGGTCAAGGCTGGCAAGGTTTCACCAATAGAGCTGACGCGTGCTCGGGTGCAACTTGCCGAGCTGCAGTTGGAGTCCAGCCGAGCCACCCGTGATCAGGGCATCGCCAAGGCTCGTCTGCGCCTCGTTCTGGGCGAGGAGCAGGTTGCCGACACGCTTCGGTTGCAAGGTGATGCGACCCGTATCCCGGAGCTGCCACCGGTTGCCCGTTTGCTGTCGGCACTTGCCAGCAGTGCCGAGTTGCGTTCTGCGAAGCTTGCCATCGAACAACAGGAGGCTTCTTTCGCGCTGGAAAGAACACAGCGCATCCCTGATCTGGATGTCAGCCTTGGCAGCCAGTACAGCGCTGCGGACCGCGAGCGTGTGAACCTGGTTGGGCTGTCCATGCCCCTGCCGCTCTTCAATCGCAATCAGGGAAATATCCTGGCGGCGGCGCGTCGTGCGGATCAGAGCCGTGATCAGCGCAATGCCACCGAGCTGCGGCTGCGCAACGAAGTCGCGACTTCAGCTGACCAGTGGCTGATGGCCAAAGAGGAAATCCGTTCCTTCGAATCGATGATTCTGCCCTCGGCCCAGAGCGCCGTCGAAAGCACTGCCCGTGGTTTCGAGATGGGCAAGTTCGGCTTCCTCGATGTGCTCGACGCGCAGCGCACCTTGATCCAGTCCCGTGCGCAATACATCCAGGCGTTGTCTGCGGCCACCGAGTCGTGGGTGCAGCTCGAACGCATCCTCGGTGACGTCACCGCTGTCGAGTGA
- a CDS encoding nuclear transport factor 2 family protein produces MHSTTLPPIRPAMLASGLLISLVLCSSAVSASVENDVETRNKQIVCEAFDRWAAGGTTFFSDVLTPDVTWTIKGSGPSAGVFQGREHFVERAVRPFVSRLSTPVRPTSKQVWADGDHVIINWDGAGVASDGKAYENSYAWIFHMQNGKAVEVTAFLDLVPYDDVLQRIPAAAAR; encoded by the coding sequence ATGCACTCAACGACCCTGCCCCCCATCCGCCCTGCCATGCTGGCCTCCGGTCTGCTGATCAGCCTCGTTTTATGCTCGAGCGCTGTCTCTGCGAGCGTGGAAAACGACGTCGAAACACGCAACAAGCAGATCGTCTGCGAGGCGTTCGACCGCTGGGCAGCGGGCGGTACGACCTTTTTCAGCGACGTACTGACGCCCGACGTGACGTGGACGATCAAGGGTTCCGGCCCCAGTGCTGGCGTCTTCCAGGGGCGCGAGCATTTCGTCGAACGCGCCGTTCGCCCCTTCGTATCGCGACTGTCCACGCCAGTCAGGCCCACCAGCAAACAGGTCTGGGCAGATGGCGATCACGTGATCATCAACTGGGATGGCGCCGGCGTTGCCAGCGACGGCAAGGCCTATGAGAACAGCTATGCATGGATCTTCCACATGCAGAACGGCAAGGCCGTAGAAGTCACCGCATTCCTCGATCTGGTGCCCTACGATGACGTGCTGCAGCGTATTCCGGCCGCTGCGGCCAGGTGA
- a CDS encoding heavy metal response regulator transcription factor, with product MRILIIEDEPKTAEYLHQGLSESGYVVDRAATGIDGLHLVKQHIYDLVILDVNLPEMDGWGVLENIRRSTSTRVIMLTARGRLADKIKGLDLGADDYLVKPFEFPELLARVRSLLRRTEHAPVPDVLKVADLELDPGRHRAFRGAQRIDLTTKEFALLHLLMRRSGEVLSRTQIISLVWDMNFDCDTNVVEVSIRRLRAKIDDPFDHKLIHTLRGVGYVLEERP from the coding sequence ATGCGAATCCTAATTATCGAGGATGAGCCAAAAACTGCCGAATATCTCCATCAGGGCCTCAGCGAAAGCGGTTATGTGGTAGATAGAGCTGCAACAGGTATCGATGGATTACATCTGGTCAAACAACATATCTATGATCTGGTAATACTCGATGTGAACCTGCCGGAAATGGACGGCTGGGGAGTGCTCGAGAACATCAGGCGCAGCACCAGCACACGGGTCATCATGCTCACGGCCCGCGGCAGGCTGGCCGACAAGATCAAAGGGCTGGACCTTGGCGCGGACGACTATCTGGTGAAGCCGTTCGAGTTTCCCGAGCTGCTGGCCAGGGTCAGGTCACTGCTGCGGCGCACGGAGCACGCGCCGGTACCAGACGTCTTGAAGGTGGCCGATCTCGAGCTGGACCCGGGCCGGCACCGGGCGTTCCGTGGTGCTCAGCGAATCGACCTGACGACCAAGGAGTTCGCATTACTTCACCTGCTGATGCGCCGCTCGGGTGAAGTGCTCTCACGTACGCAAATCATCTCACTGGTGTGGGACATGAACTTCGACTGCGACACCAACGTGGTCGAAGTCTCCATTCGACGCCTGCGCGCCAAGATCGACGACCCGTTCGACCACAAGCTGATCCACACCCTCAGAGGCGTTGGCTACGTACTCGAGGAACGCCCTTGA
- a CDS encoding AraC family transcriptional regulator, with protein MSPLETLIDIISRHMLCDGMQRTPIPGVSLVRSGTPTVPMPVVYEPTLCLIVQGRKRVMLGTTAYVYDAANYLVASVHLPVFGAVIEASEQVPYLCLVLDLDMAALSDLALRYPSADSIEGVPAAGIALNDTSPELLDAAARLASLLDKPGDIDALTPLVTREMLYRLLTCSGNGVIRQMAQADSRLNQIAKAIVWLRSHYSEPCRIEEIADIAGMSRSTFHAHFKAVTAMSPLEFRSQLRLQEARRLMVAEAVDAAGAGFRVGYESPSQFSRHYARMFGLPPAKDAVRLRRAAELPAD; from the coding sequence ATGAGCCCTCTTGAAACGCTGATCGACATCATCAGTCGCCATATGCTGTGCGACGGCATGCAGCGCACGCCGATTCCGGGTGTCAGCCTGGTTCGTTCGGGTACACCGACGGTACCGATGCCCGTGGTCTATGAGCCGACCCTGTGCCTTATCGTGCAGGGGCGCAAACGCGTGATGCTGGGCACCACGGCTTATGTGTACGACGCTGCCAACTATCTGGTCGCGTCCGTGCACCTGCCGGTGTTCGGCGCGGTGATCGAGGCCAGTGAGCAGGTTCCCTATCTGTGTCTGGTGCTCGATCTGGACATGGCCGCCTTGAGCGATCTGGCGCTGCGCTACCCGTCTGCGGACAGCATCGAAGGCGTTCCCGCCGCGGGCATCGCACTCAACGATACCAGCCCCGAACTGCTGGATGCGGCGGCTCGGCTGGCCAGTCTGCTGGATAAACCGGGTGACATAGACGCGCTGACCCCGCTGGTGACGCGCGAGATGCTGTACCGGCTGCTGACCTGTAGTGGCAACGGCGTGATTCGACAAATGGCCCAGGCCGACAGTCGCCTGAACCAGATCGCCAAGGCCATCGTCTGGTTACGCAGCCATTACAGCGAGCCCTGCCGAATCGAAGAAATTGCCGATATCGCTGGCATGAGTCGCTCGACTTTCCATGCCCACTTCAAGGCTGTCACCGCGATGAGCCCGCTGGAGTTCCGTAGCCAGCTGCGGTTGCAGGAGGCACGCCGCTTGATGGTCGCCGAAGCGGTCGACGCGGCTGGCGCCGGATTCCGCGTGGGCTATGAAAGCCCGTCGCAGTTCAGCCGCCACTACGCCCGCATGTTCGGCCTACCGCCAGCCAAGGATGCTGTTCGCTTGCGCCGGGCGGCGGAACTGCCCGCGGATTGA
- a CDS encoding OprD family porin, translated as MSAIVGSNCAIADERKEGFIEGSSLSILNRNFYFNRDHRNGDTAPGGAGYSEAWAHGIIGKFESGFTEGTVGFGVDAFAMLGIKLDTGGGRNGGRSSFDVLPVDRAGEARDDYSKVGGALKARAFDTTVNVGDVFPATPVVHYGDSRLLPESFRGVTFVNNSLDGLTLQGGRLHSMSQPVSSNMRDNFVTFYAGGVDSPWAGYFGGDYSLNENVSFSAYSSRLKDAWDQYYVGTSLRYPISDDVALIGGFNYYKAVDEGSRQLGQFNNSIWSGKLGVQFGAHTLALTHQRNNGDDDFDYLRQSDSIYLDNSIQYSDFNSPKEKSWMLRYDLSMAPYGVPGLSFMARYGKGTDADYTNANSVYMRRDADGNPLTDQKRWERDFEAKYIVQTGSLKDMSLRIRQANTRATQFESDLDEVRLIVEYPLSVL; from the coding sequence ATGTCAGCGATCGTTGGAAGCAATTGTGCAATTGCGGATGAGCGGAAGGAGGGGTTCATCGAAGGCAGTAGTTTGAGCATCCTCAACCGTAATTTCTATTTCAACCGTGATCACCGCAACGGCGATACCGCGCCGGGTGGTGCCGGTTATTCCGAGGCTTGGGCACACGGCATCATTGGCAAGTTCGAGTCCGGGTTCACCGAGGGCACCGTGGGTTTTGGCGTCGATGCCTTCGCCATGCTCGGCATCAAGCTCGACACCGGCGGCGGCCGCAATGGTGGGCGCAGCTCGTTCGATGTTCTGCCGGTGGATCGTGCAGGAGAGGCCCGCGACGACTACAGCAAGGTCGGTGGCGCACTGAAGGCGCGGGCATTCGACACCACGGTGAACGTCGGCGATGTATTTCCCGCCACACCCGTCGTTCATTACGGTGATTCGCGACTGTTACCCGAGTCTTTCCGCGGCGTCACCTTCGTCAATAACAGCCTGGATGGACTGACCCTGCAGGGTGGTCGTCTGCACTCGATGAGCCAGCCGGTGTCGAGCAACATGCGTGACAACTTCGTGACCTTTTACGCTGGCGGCGTGGATTCGCCGTGGGCCGGCTACTTCGGTGGTGATTACAGCCTCAATGAAAACGTCAGCTTCAGCGCTTACAGCAGTCGGCTCAAAGACGCCTGGGATCAGTACTACGTGGGCACGTCGCTGCGCTATCCGATCAGCGATGACGTGGCACTGATCGGTGGCTTCAATTACTACAAGGCGGTGGACGAAGGCTCCCGGCAACTGGGTCAATTCAACAACAGCATCTGGAGCGGCAAGCTTGGCGTGCAGTTCGGTGCTCACACACTGGCGCTGACGCACCAGCGCAACAACGGTGACGACGACTTCGATTACCTGCGCCAGTCCGACTCCATCTACCTCGACAACTCGATCCAGTACAGCGACTTCAACTCGCCCAAGGAAAAGTCCTGGATGCTCCGTTACGACCTCAGCATGGCGCCCTACGGCGTGCCAGGTCTGTCGTTCATGGCGCGTTACGGCAAGGGTACGGACGCCGACTACACCAATGCCAACAGCGTCTACATGCGCCGGGATGCAGATGGCAATCCGTTGACCGACCAGAAACGATGGGAGAGGGACTTCGAAGCCAAATACATCGTGCAGACCGGATCACTCAAGGATATGAGCTTGCGTATTCGTCAGGCCAATACACGGGCGACCCAGTTCGAGTCGGATCTTGATGAAGTTCGCTTGATCGTCGAATACCCACTTAGCGTTCTCTGA
- a CDS encoding PQQ-dependent sugar dehydrogenase encodes MRTACSLTVLSMALLLSACGGEADSAMDRGPDPKLPEPQRGLLPSMKIAEPAEWGDQKPTVPEGFSVTAIATDLRIPRQTLVLPNGDILVAEGRGGNAAKLKPKDVIAGYIKAQGNTKVKGGNRLTLLRDADGDGTYEVQTVFAENLNAPYGLAFFEGKLYVANQDALVSFDYEDGQTKAGGPPTKVTDLPSEINHHWTKALTISPDGRYLYVGIGSNSNIGERGMEVEADRALVWQVDAETGAHKPYATGLRNPTALTIQPETGQLWAVVNERDELGPDLVPDYLTSVREGEFYGWPYSYWGQNADTRVKPDKPEKVAAAIKPDYSLGSHVAALGVDFSIAEMGEQFANGVFVGEHGSWNRDNPVGYKVIFVPFNDGRPAGEPIDFATGFRTDEGKTRGRPVGVTVDPKGALIIADDLANTIWRVTRNQ; translated from the coding sequence ATGAGAACTGCATGTTCACTGACTGTCCTGAGCATGGCGCTGTTGCTGAGTGCATGCGGCGGCGAAGCCGATAGCGCCATGGATCGTGGCCCGGATCCCAAACTGCCTGAACCACAACGTGGTCTGTTGCCGAGCATGAAGATCGCCGAACCGGCGGAGTGGGGCGATCAGAAACCGACCGTACCCGAGGGCTTCAGCGTCACGGCGATCGCCACCGACCTGCGCATTCCGCGGCAGACTCTGGTCCTGCCCAATGGCGATATCCTCGTCGCCGAAGGCCGCGGCGGCAACGCCGCGAAGCTCAAGCCCAAGGACGTGATCGCCGGTTACATCAAGGCCCAGGGCAACACCAAGGTCAAAGGTGGCAATCGCCTGACCCTGTTGCGTGACGCCGATGGCGACGGCACCTACGAGGTGCAGACGGTATTCGCCGAAAACCTCAATGCGCCTTACGGCCTGGCCTTCTTCGAGGGCAAGTTGTACGTCGCCAATCAGGATGCGCTGGTCAGTTTCGATTATGAAGATGGCCAGACCAAGGCGGGCGGCCCACCGACCAAGGTCACCGACCTGCCATCCGAGATCAATCACCACTGGACCAAGGCACTGACCATCAGCCCGGACGGGCGCTACCTGTACGTGGGCATCGGCTCCAACAGCAATATCGGCGAGCGCGGCATGGAAGTCGAAGCCGACCGCGCGCTGGTCTGGCAGGTCGACGCCGAGACGGGCGCTCACAAGCCTTATGCCACCGGCTTGCGCAACCCCACGGCACTGACCATTCAACCTGAAACCGGCCAGCTCTGGGCGGTGGTCAACGAGCGCGATGAACTGGGCCCCGACCTGGTGCCGGATTACCTGACCTCGGTGCGTGAAGGCGAGTTCTACGGCTGGCCTTATAGCTACTGGGGCCAGAACGCCGACACGCGGGTGAAACCGGACAAGCCGGAGAAAGTCGCCGCGGCGATCAAGCCGGACTACAGCCTGGGTTCCCACGTTGCCGCGCTGGGTGTCGACTTCTCCATTGCGGAGATGGGCGAGCAGTTCGCCAACGGCGTTTTCGTCGGTGAGCACGGCAGCTGGAACCGCGACAACCCGGTGGGCTACAAGGTGATCTTCGTGCCGTTCAATGACGGGCGTCCGGCGGGGGAGCCAATCGACTTCGCCACGGGCTTCCGCACCGACGAGGGCAAGACCCGCGGTCGGCCGGTGGGTGTCACCGTCGACCCGAAAGGCGCACTGATCATCGCCGACGACCTGGCCAATACCATCTGGCGCGTGACGCGTAATCAGTAA
- a CDS encoding DUF2231 domain-containing protein — translation MTVTTHPVYRRTPSPLHAILLAGAVPLFLGALLSDIAYYKTFQIQWSNFAAWLIAGGLLFSGLALLFALANLIRADRKAGRPVMYFLLLLITWVLGLVNAFEHAKDAWAIMPASLVLSVIVTLLISITAWIGLSGLRSGGAE, via the coding sequence GTGACCGTTACCACCCACCCCGTCTATCGACGCACGCCAAGCCCGCTACACGCGATACTGCTTGCCGGAGCCGTACCCCTGTTTCTCGGCGCCTTGCTGAGCGACATCGCCTACTACAAGACCTTCCAGATCCAGTGGAGCAACTTCGCCGCCTGGCTTATCGCCGGTGGGTTGTTGTTCTCCGGTTTGGCGTTGCTGTTCGCGCTGGCCAATCTGATCCGCGCCGACCGCAAGGCCGGGCGCCCGGTCATGTACTTCCTGCTGTTGCTGATCACCTGGGTGCTCGGGCTGGTCAATGCCTTCGAGCACGCCAAGGACGCGTGGGCCATCATGCCGGCGAGTCTGGTGCTGTCGGTGATAGTGACCCTGTTGATCAGCATTACGGCGTGGATCGGTCTCAGCGGCCTGCGTTCGGGAGGTGCCGAATGA
- a CDS encoding TetR/AcrR family transcriptional regulator gives MSRPVVIDRNRILDSAETLVRSGGIARLTIGAVAQAAGISKGAVQGAFGTKAQLIDAIYQRWSDEYDTQVIELTGERPTASQALRAHLDLTRRTDEAEADRAAGLMSALLGSNQRQGSDAWYRQRLDLIDTSTPQGRRARLAFLAAEGAFMLRCFGFLQMPDSEWQAIFEDVSTQLLEGDDEQKR, from the coding sequence ATGAGCAGGCCAGTGGTGATCGACCGCAACCGCATCCTCGACAGTGCCGAAACGCTGGTGCGCAGTGGTGGTATCGCGCGCCTCACCATCGGTGCAGTGGCCCAGGCGGCGGGCATCTCCAAGGGGGCCGTGCAGGGCGCTTTCGGCACCAAGGCCCAGCTTATCGACGCGATCTACCAGCGTTGGAGCGATGAGTACGACACGCAAGTGATCGAACTGACCGGTGAGCGACCCACTGCCAGCCAGGCGCTGCGCGCTCACCTCGATCTCACCCGGCGTACCGACGAGGCCGAAGCCGACCGCGCCGCGGGCCTGATGAGCGCCTTGCTCGGCAGCAATCAGCGCCAGGGCAGCGACGCCTGGTACCGCCAGCGCCTCGACCTGATCGACACCTCAACCCCTCAAGGTCGCAGAGCACGCCTGGCCTTCCTGGCGGCCGAAGGCGCCTTCATGCTGCGCTGCTTCGGTTTTTTGCAGATGCCCGATAGCGAGTGGCAAGCCATCTTCGAGGATGTGAGTACGCAGTTGCTGGAGGGCGACGACGAGCAGAAGCGCTGA